One genomic segment of Nerophis lumbriciformis linkage group LG20, RoL_Nlum_v2.1, whole genome shotgun sequence includes these proteins:
- the LOC133619853 gene encoding uncharacterized protein — protein MDDYCYAKMATSAKREHERESTSSKSPTEIKTKDEDVQQPIGHPEGLPPQLQGGSSTLKQETPQLLHIKKEEEELCITQEGECLQWSEEGDTTKLPLTVVFVKTEEDEEKPQVDNFLASLPDSEAEDEVEVTLSSDTDCDGDMRTHTDNKTDCFKKKKCKTTLSCLVSGTKCSKKSSLTEDLRTHTGEKTLDCSDCGKSFCYKSSLIQHLRTHTGERPFDCSVCGKSFSHKSSLTQHMRTHTGEKPYNCAVCGEGFSSSTSLTRHMRTHTGERPFDCSVCGKSFSHKASLTHHMRTHTGEKPYNCTVCRKGFSKNSKLTQHLRTHTGERPFGCSLCGKSFSHKSGLTQHIKSHAGEKQCICPVCSKSIHKSSLAKHMRTHTGERPFDCSVCGKGFTQRCHLTKHMRTHTGEKQFNCSVCGKNFTQQYHLTQHMRTHTGEKPFSCSVCFKSFSHSGNLPQHMRTHTGEKPFSCSFCRKSFSSKLNLTRHKMKHVG, from the exons atggacgactactgctatgctaagatggcgacgtccgctaaaagagaacatgaaagagaatcaacttccagcaaatcaccaacggagataaagacgaaagatgaag ACGTCCAGCAGCCGATTGGTCATCCTGAAGGACTTCCGCCTCAGCTGCAGGGAGGAagttccactttgaagcaggagactccacagcTACttcacattaaaaaggaagaggaggaactctgcatcactcaggagggagagtgtcttcagTGGTCAGAGGAAGGTGACACCACCAAgttgccactgactgttgtctttgTGAAGACTGAGGaggatgaagagaaaccacaagtggACAACTTCTTAGCTTCACTaccagatagtgaggctgaagatgaggttgaagtaactttgagtagcgatacagactgtgacggtgatatgaggactcacacagaCAACAAAACTGACTGCTTTAAAAAGAAGAAATGTAAAACAACTTTGAGCTGTTTAGTTTCTGGTACAAAATGTTCTAAAAAGAGCAGTTTGACTGAAgacttgagaacacacacaggagaaaaaaccttagattgttcagattgtggtaaaagcttttgTTACAAGAGCAGTTTGATACAACATCtgagaacacacacgggagaaaGACCATTTGAttgttcagtctgtggtaaaaGCTTTTCACACAAGAgcagtttgactcaacacatgagaacacacacaggcgaAAAACCATATAACTGTGCAGTTTGTGGTGAGGGCTTTTCTTCAAGCACcagtttgactcgacacatgagaacgcacacaggagaaagacCGTTTGATTGTTCAGTCTGCGGTAAAAGCTTTTCACACAAGGCCAGTTTGACTcatcacatgagaacacacacaggcgaAAAACCATATAATTGTACGGTTTGCCGTAAGGGCTTTTCTAAAAACAGCAAGTTGACGCAACACCTgcgaacgcacacaggagaaagacCGTTTGGTTGTTCactttgtggtaaaagcttttctcaCAAGAGTGGTTTGACTCAACACATCAAATCACACGCAGGAGAAAAACAATGCATTTGTCCAGTTTGCAGCAAAAGTATACACAAGAGCAGTTTGgctaaacacatgagaacgcacacaggtgAAAGACCATTTGATTGCTCAGTATGCGGTAAAGGCTTTACCCAACGGTGCCATTTGACTAAACATATGCGTacccacacaggagaaaaacaattcaattgttcagtttgtggtaaaaacttTACCCAACAGTACCATTTGACacaacacatgagaacgcacactggagaaaaaccattcagttgttcagtttgcTTTAAAAGCTTTTCTCACAGTGGAAATTTgcctcaacacatgagaacgcacactggagaaaaacctttcagttgctCATTTTGTAGAAAAAGCTTTTCCAGCAAACTCAATTTGACTCGACACAAAATGAAACACGTAGGATGA